The following are encoded in a window of Impatiens glandulifera chromosome 5, dImpGla2.1, whole genome shotgun sequence genomic DNA:
- the LOC124940343 gene encoding VQ motif-containing protein 4-like: MEIPRRLEETQSVIDSPNNNGLIMQIQTPPLTPTTFVQADTSSFKQVVQILTGSSETTSKQQAAGRPNNSDPPPFRNYNIPPIKKDQKKQGFKLYERRNSLKMISPLIPNLGHNSSGYSPRKHLPFPEILSPSMLDFPSLALSPVTPLIEDPFNKSSPSLGSSSEEDRAIAEKGFYLHPSPRTMTPRDSEPRLLPLFPVTSPRVSGSTSR, translated from the coding sequence ATGGAGATCCCCAGAAGACTAGAAGAGACTCAATCGGTCATTGATTCACCCAATAACAATGGACTAATCATGCAAATTCAAACCCCTCCTCTAACCCCAACAACTTTCGTTCAAGCCGATACTTCCTCATTCAAACAAGTCGTACAAATACTCACCGGATCTTCAGAAACCACATCTAAACAACAAGCCGCCGGACGTCCCAACAACTCAGATCCGCCTCCTTTCAGAAACTACAACATACCCCCAATCAAAAAAGACCAAAAGAAACAAGGGTTCAAGCTTTACGAGAGAAGGAACAGTCTTAAGATGATCAGTCCTCTAATTCCGAATCTGGGTCACAATTCCTCTGGATATTCACCTCGGAAACATCTTCCATTTCCGGAGATCCTTTCACCCAGTATGCTTGATTTCCCTTCGCTAGCTTTAAGCCCAGTGACGCCACTAATTGAAGATCCGTTTAATAAGTCTTCTCCTTCGTTGGGTAGTTCGTCGGAGGAAGATAGAGCTATTGCGGAAAAGGGTTTTTATCTGCACCCATCTCCGAGGACGATGACTCCAAGAGATTCTGAACCTCGACTATTGCCTCTGTTTCCGGTCACTTCTCCCCGTGTTTCTGGATCTACTTCTCGTTGA